One Alligator mississippiensis isolate rAllMis1 chromosome 12, rAllMis1, whole genome shotgun sequence DNA window includes the following coding sequences:
- the BARHL1 gene encoding barH-like 1 homeobox protein, translated as MEGSNGFGIDSILSHRPGSPAVPKGDPLLGDCRSPLELSPRSEVSSGCPSPPSPGRECLEAVAQRQGVAVGLDSHLQPGQVSAPSQSRTVTSSFLIRDILADCKPLAACAPYSSTNGQSGPEPAGRGPAKPGEDFREKMDKSSSNVSSDSEYKVKEEGDREISSSRDSPPVRLKKPRKARTAFTDHQLAQLERSFERQKYLSVQDRMELAASLNLTDTQVKTWYQNRRTKWKRQTAVGLELLAEAGNYSALQRMFPSPYFYPQSLVSNLDPGAALYLYRGPSAPPPALQRPLVPRILIHGLQGGSEPPPPLPPLPGVLPRAAQPR; from the exons ATGGAGGGGTCCAACGGCTTCGGGATCGACTCCATCCTGTCCCACCGCCCGGGGAGCCCGGCCGTGCCCAAGGGAGACCCGCTGCTCGGGGACTGCAGGTCCCCGCTGGAACTAAGCCCCCGCTCCGAAGTCAGCAGCGGCTGCCCGTCGCCCCCCTCGCCGGGCAGGGAGTGCCTGGAGGCGGTGGCGCAGAGGCAAGGAGTCGCCGTGGGCTTGGACTCGCACCTGCAGCCGGGGCAGGTGTCGGCGCCGTCCCAGTCCAGAACGGTGACCTCGTCTTTCTTAATCAGGGACATCCTCGCCGACTGCAAGCCCCTGGCAGCCTGCGCGCCTTACTCTAGCACCAATGGACAGAGCGGGCCGGAGCCTGCGGGCCGCGGCCCCGCCAAGCCCGGGGAGGATTTTAGAGAGAAAATGGACAAAAGTAGCAGCAACGTGTCCTCGGACTCGGAGTACAAAG TGAAGGAAGAAGGGGACCGCGAGATCTCCAGCTCCCGGGACAGCCCCCCGGTGCGGCTGAAAAAGCCGCGCAAGGCCCGCACCGCCTTCACGGACCACCAGCTCGCGCAGCTGGAGCGCAGCTTCGAGCGGCAGAAGTACCTGAGCGTGCAGGACCGCATGGAGCTCGCCGCCTCGCTCAACCTCACCGACACGCAGGTCAAGACGTGGTACCAGAACCGCAG GACCAAGTGGAAGCGGCAGACGGCGGTGGGCCTGGAGCTGCTGGCCGAGGCCGGGAACTACTCGGCGCTGCAGCGCATGTTCCCGTCGCCCTACTTCTACCCGCAGAGCCTGGTCTCCAACCTGGACCCCGGCGCCGCGCTCTACCTGTACCGCGGGCCCAGCGCGCCTCCGCCCGCGCTGCAGAGACCGCTGGTGCCCCGCATCCTCATCCACGGACTGCAGGGGGGCAGCGAGCCCCCGCcgcccctgcccccgctgcccgGCGTCCTGCCCCGGGCCGCGCAGCCCCGGTGA